A stretch of uncultured Fretibacterium sp. DNA encodes these proteins:
- the cbiB gene encoding adenosylcobinamide-phosphate synthase CbiB, which yields MAYMDFVLILGTALLLDVLLGDPEKLPHPVAGIGRVIGFWEARLYPGEGERREGRRRGILLCAAVLATTAASVGLLLLGASVAHWALFSVEVYLLYAALAWRSLKDETLPVATALFRGDLDAARSALSRVVGRDTDVLDEAGMVRAAVETVAENSVDGVLSVLFFAALGYVAGGCVAAVLSVWTFKAVSTLDSMVGYEDERYRDFGWASARLDDVLNFLPARIGGVAAVLAGACLGYPLLRGLRVLLRDRRKHKSPNSAHGESAFAGLLGIRLGGGGIYGGVLEERPWLGDAVREPEPEDILRAHALLDAAVALFVLLTLLALHGLA from the coding sequence ATGGCGTATATGGATTTTGTCCTCATCCTGGGCACGGCTTTGCTGCTGGACGTTCTGCTGGGCGACCCGGAAAAACTGCCCCATCCCGTCGCCGGAATAGGACGAGTCATCGGTTTCTGGGAGGCACGCCTCTACCCCGGAGAGGGGGAGCGGAGGGAGGGGCGACGGCGCGGCATTCTTCTCTGTGCCGCCGTACTGGCCACGACGGCCGCGTCCGTCGGCCTGCTCCTGTTGGGGGCCTCCGTTGCTCACTGGGCTCTTTTCTCGGTGGAGGTCTATCTGCTTTACGCGGCGCTCGCGTGGCGCTCCCTGAAGGACGAGACCCTCCCGGTCGCTACGGCGCTCTTCAGGGGCGACCTCGACGCGGCCCGGTCGGCGCTGTCGCGCGTCGTCGGACGCGACACGGATGTTCTGGACGAGGCCGGCATGGTGCGTGCCGCCGTGGAGACGGTGGCGGAGAACTCCGTGGATGGGGTCCTCTCCGTGCTCTTCTTTGCGGCCCTGGGGTATGTTGCCGGGGGGTGCGTCGCAGCGGTGCTGAGCGTCTGGACCTTCAAGGCCGTGAGCACCTTGGACTCCATGGTGGGCTACGAGGACGAGCGCTATCGGGACTTCGGTTGGGCGAGCGCGCGGCTGGACGACGTCCTGAACTTCCTTCCCGCGCGGATCGGAGGGGTGGCTGCGGTGTTGGCCGGGGCCTGCCTGGGGTATCCCCTGCTGCGGGGCCTTCGCGTCCTTCTGCGAGACCGAAGGAAGCACAAAAGCCCCAACAGTGCGCACGGCGAGAGCGCCTTCGCGGGACTCCTGGGCATCCGGCTGGGCGGAGGCGGCATCTATGGAGGGGTCTTAGAGGAAAGGCCCTGGCTTGGCGACGCCGTGCGGGAGCCCGAGCCCGAGGACATCCTGAGGGCCCACGCCCTGCTGGACGCCGCCGTTGCGCTGTTCGTGCTGCTGACCCTCCTTGC
- the cobT gene encoding nicotinate-nucleotide--dimethylbenzimidazole phosphoribosyltransferase → MSEMKETLSLAEALGLIRPLDADSMAAAAEHQNRLLKPAGSLGELEAIAIRIAGITGKLHNTADRKIHFLFGSDHGVYEEGVSGSPQYFTKALMEFYANRAGCGINVLCSHVGVELRLFDLGVRDLAPHPCIDATHRLMPNGTENFFRTRAMTMETATQAVELGIGLVGEAKAEGYQIVGAGEVGMGNTTPAAACIMAALGLENPDDAVGRGGGLTDESFARKKRVIGEALELHRPTPDDPIDILSCVGGLDIAAMTGVFLGAAVYRLPVLVDGVISIAGALLAARLSPLSKGFMIASHLSKEPGYAVAARALGLTPLLNLGMRLGEGTGCPLAMQVVDDALAVMNRMGTFDGVSLESEYRKELKA, encoded by the coding sequence ATGAGCGAGATGAAAGAGACCCTCTCTCTGGCCGAGGCCCTGGGCCTCATCCGTCCCCTCGACGCGGACTCGATGGCGGCGGCGGCGGAGCATCAGAACCGCCTTCTCAAGCCCGCCGGCAGCCTCGGAGAGCTGGAGGCCATAGCCATCCGTATCGCGGGCATCACCGGGAAGCTCCACAATACGGCGGACCGGAAGATCCATTTCCTCTTCGGCTCCGACCATGGAGTCTACGAGGAAGGGGTGTCCGGCTCACCGCAGTACTTCACGAAGGCATTGATGGAGTTCTACGCCAACAGGGCTGGATGCGGCATCAATGTGCTCTGCAGCCACGTTGGGGTCGAGCTTCGCCTGTTTGACCTGGGGGTGCGGGACCTGGCTCCGCACCCGTGCATCGATGCGACGCATCGCCTGATGCCCAACGGCACGGAGAACTTTTTCCGAACACGGGCCATGACGATGGAGACGGCGACCCAAGCTGTGGAGCTGGGCATTGGCCTTGTCGGAGAGGCAAAGGCCGAGGGGTATCAGATCGTGGGGGCCGGCGAGGTGGGGATGGGCAACACCACGCCGGCGGCGGCCTGTATCATGGCCGCGCTGGGCCTGGAAAATCCCGACGACGCCGTGGGGCGGGGCGGGGGATTGACGGACGAGTCGTTCGCCAGAAAAAAACGCGTGATCGGGGAGGCGCTGGAGCTTCACCGCCCGACCCCGGACGATCCCATCGACATCCTCTCCTGCGTCGGGGGCCTGGACATCGCCGCGATGACGGGTGTCTTCCTCGGGGCGGCGGTCTACCGTCTGCCCGTCCTCGTCGATGGGGTCATCTCCATCGCCGGGGCCCTTCTGGCCGCGAGGCTCTCCCCGCTCTCGAAGGGGTTCATGATCGCCTCACACCTCTCCAAGGAGCCCGGCTATGCGGTTGCGGCCCGGGCATTGGGGCTGACCCCGCTCTTGAACCTCGGCATGAGGCTGGGGGAGGGGACGGGCTGTCCCCTCGCCATGCAGGTGGTGGACGACGCCCTGGCCGTGATGAACCGCATGGGGACCTTCGACGGGGTGTCGCTGGAGTCGGAGTATCGAAAGGAGCTCAAAGCATAA
- a CDS encoding Do family serine endopeptidase, whose product MLHSGSRYKRYAGVALAVLLALGAVQVGTAQAASGAAVMSPVVPIVKKTSPAVVNIDVETKARRTAIPFPFDDDPFFRQFFGDAFKNFTRSVPMKGRGSGFIVSKEGRILTNNHVIDGVDKITVTLSDGKTYSAKVLGKDPTFDLAVIKIDPDEDLPVLELGDSDAVEVGEWVVAIGNPYGFEHSVTAGVISAKNRSIHAQDVNFDGFLQTDAAINPGNSGGPLLNMEGQVVGINTAILPYAQGLGFAVPVNMAKQIMGDLVSYGKVKRGWLGISVQNLTPEIAEAYGVKAKNGVIVGDVFPDSAAEKAGLMRGDVITAIDGEKVKDVQWFVNRIRSLAPGSTLPIEVVRDGKTIRFKARLDERPNTQSGEEERSDDLSESTSDVLAKVGLEVAPLTKSLSRKYNLEVRSGLVVVDVKDGSSAQMSGIREGDRLLQVNGRKVETLEDLDGAMKRQSKAVVLLIDRGGKTFFVSLQADEGK is encoded by the coding sequence ATGTTGCATTCCGGTTCGAGATACAAACGTTATGCGGGGGTCGCCCTGGCCGTTCTTCTGGCCCTGGGGGCGGTCCAAGTGGGGACGGCCCAGGCCGCGTCCGGCGCGGCGGTCATGTCGCCCGTCGTCCCCATCGTAAAGAAGACCTCTCCCGCCGTCGTGAACATCGACGTGGAGACCAAGGCCAGGCGTACCGCGATCCCGTTCCCCTTCGACGACGATCCCTTCTTTCGGCAGTTCTTCGGCGATGCGTTCAAGAACTTCACACGTTCCGTCCCCATGAAGGGACGCGGGTCCGGCTTCATCGTCTCCAAGGAGGGACGGATTCTGACGAACAACCACGTCATCGACGGCGTGGACAAGATCACGGTCACCCTCTCCGACGGCAAGACCTATTCGGCGAAGGTTTTGGGCAAGGACCCCACCTTCGACCTCGCGGTCATTAAAATCGATCCCGACGAGGACCTTCCGGTCCTCGAACTTGGGGATTCCGACGCCGTCGAGGTGGGGGAATGGGTCGTCGCCATCGGGAACCCCTACGGCTTCGAGCACTCCGTGACGGCGGGCGTCATCTCCGCGAAGAACCGCAGCATCCACGCACAGGACGTGAATTTCGACGGGTTCCTCCAGACGGATGCGGCCATCAACCCCGGCAACAGCGGCGGCCCTCTGCTCAACATGGAGGGGCAGGTCGTGGGCATCAACACGGCCATTCTTCCCTATGCCCAGGGGCTGGGCTTCGCGGTGCCCGTCAACATGGCCAAGCAGATCATGGGCGACCTCGTCTCCTACGGCAAAGTCAAGCGCGGCTGGCTGGGCATCTCCGTCCAGAACCTGACGCCCGAGATCGCGGAGGCCTATGGCGTCAAGGCCAAGAACGGCGTGATCGTCGGCGATGTCTTCCCGGACTCCGCGGCCGAGAAGGCCGGTCTGATGCGCGGCGATGTGATCACGGCTATCGATGGGGAGAAGGTCAAGGACGTGCAGTGGTTCGTGAACCGGATTCGCTCGCTCGCCCCGGGGTCCACCCTTCCGATAGAGGTGGTGCGCGACGGGAAGACGATAAGATTCAAAGCTCGGCTGGACGAGAGGCCCAACACCCAAAGCGGCGAGGAGGAGCGGTCCGACGATCTATCCGAGAGCACGAGCGACGTGCTTGCCAAGGTTGGGCTGGAGGTTGCGCCCTTAACGAAGAGCCTGAGCAGGAAGTACAATTTGGAGGTCCGGAGCGGCCTCGTCGTCGTGGACGTCAAGGACGGGTCGTCCGCCCAGATGTCGGGAATCCGCGAGGGCGACCGGCTGCTCCAGGTGAACGGCAGAAAGGTCGAGACCCTCGAGGACCTGGATGGGGCCATGAAACGACAGTCCAAGGCCGTTGTGCTGTTGATCGACAGGGGCGGAAAGACCTTCTTCGTGTCACTCCAGGCGGACGAGGGAAAATAG
- the hisD gene encoding histidinol dehydrogenase: protein MEVIKAGKGEPASADGQLCEAVGAIVEDVRRHGDEALIRYGRKFDGSPRERMRVLPEEIEAACREVSEEELEDIRRAAGNIRKFAEAQRGALREIPEFSPVPGVFLGHRVIPVQSCCCYVPGGSYPLYSTALMLAIPARTAGVKRVVACSPVMRGTGSIHPRTLAALSVAGVDEIYAIGGAQAIAAFAYGTERIAPVDLIVGPGNRYVAEAKRQCYGQVGIDFFAGPSEVLILADAAADAGLIALDLLAQCEHDPTARGTVVTTDRALAERVVAEVERRLETLETAEIARRSWEDYGEVLLAGSMDEAVALANDRAPEHLEVHAENPGDLMDSLYNYGSLFLGPYTAEVFGDYASGTNHTLPTLRAARYTGGVWVGTFLKVCTHQRLTREGMASLAPLVSRLARGEGLMAHANAAEGRLERYGACGTESSDTARMCRTTGRYLWLSPG, encoded by the coding sequence GTGGAGGTCATCAAGGCAGGGAAGGGAGAGCCCGCTTCGGCGGATGGGCAGCTGTGCGAGGCGGTGGGAGCGATTGTGGAGGACGTCCGCCGCCATGGGGACGAGGCGCTGATTCGTTATGGGAGGAAGTTCGACGGCAGCCCGCGCGAGCGGATGCGCGTCCTGCCGGAGGAGATCGAGGCCGCCTGCCGCGAGGTCTCCGAGGAGGAGCTCGAGGATATCCGAAGGGCCGCCGGGAACATTCGAAAGTTTGCGGAGGCCCAAAGGGGTGCGCTGAGGGAGATTCCGGAGTTCTCGCCCGTCCCGGGGGTGTTCCTGGGACATCGCGTGATCCCCGTCCAATCGTGTTGCTGTTACGTGCCGGGTGGGAGCTATCCGCTTTATTCCACGGCGCTGATGCTGGCCATCCCGGCGAGGACCGCCGGCGTGAAGCGGGTTGTGGCCTGTTCTCCCGTCATGAGGGGGACCGGTTCCATCCACCCCAGGACCCTGGCCGCCCTGTCCGTCGCGGGGGTGGACGAGATTTATGCGATTGGGGGGGCCCAGGCCATCGCGGCGTTCGCTTACGGAACGGAGCGGATCGCCCCCGTGGACCTGATCGTGGGGCCGGGCAACCGTTATGTTGCCGAGGCGAAGCGCCAGTGCTACGGCCAGGTGGGGATCGACTTTTTTGCGGGCCCCAGCGAGGTCCTGATCCTGGCCGATGCTGCGGCCGACGCGGGACTGATAGCGCTGGACCTGCTGGCCCAGTGCGAACACGACCCCACGGCGAGGGGGACCGTCGTGACGACGGACCGGGCTTTGGCCGAGCGCGTCGTGGCGGAGGTGGAACGCCGTCTGGAGACGCTCGAGACGGCGGAGATCGCCCGGCGGTCCTGGGAGGATTACGGGGAGGTCCTCCTTGCGGGCTCGATGGACGAGGCCGTCGCCCTCGCGAACGACCGGGCCCCGGAGCATCTGGAGGTCCACGCGGAGAACCCCGGCGATCTGATGGACTCCCTTTACAATTACGGTTCCTTGTTTCTGGGGCCCTATACGGCGGAGGTCTTCGGGGACTATGCCTCCGGGACCAACCACACCCTACCCACGCTGAGGGCCGCACGCTACACGGGAGGGGTCTGGGTGGGGACGTTCCTGAAGGTCTGCACGCACCAGAGACTGACACGGGAGGGGATGGCGAGCCTGGCGCCCCTCGTCTCGCGGCTTGCGAGGGGCGAGGGGCTGATGGCGCACGCCAACGCCGCGGAGGGGCGGCTGGAGCGTTACGGGGCTTGCGGGACGGAGAGCTCGGACACGGCAAGGATGTGTCGAACGACGGGCCGATATCTCTGGCTGTCTCCGGGGTGA
- a CDS encoding NUDIX hydrolase, which translates to MGVREVGRAERRFFSRRIYEGHILNLRVDDVILELGRTARREVVEHDAAVGIIALTEKGSVLLVRQYRYAVDEDTLEVCAGLVEKGEEPRDAAVREMQEELGFKPGKLTEIGRFYASPGFSTELLILYLAEDLTPSRLPQDDDENVSVVELPLRDIPGRLAEGAFRDSKTFAAMAWLMAREGLRFDA; encoded by the coding sequence ATGGGTGTACGGGAGGTGGGGAGGGCCGAGCGCCGTTTTTTCAGTCGGCGGATCTACGAGGGGCACATCCTGAACCTGAGGGTGGACGACGTGATTCTCGAGCTCGGCCGTACGGCGAGGCGCGAGGTGGTGGAACACGACGCGGCCGTGGGCATCATAGCCCTTACGGAGAAGGGCAGCGTGCTTCTGGTGCGGCAATACCGTTATGCCGTTGATGAGGACACGCTCGAGGTCTGCGCCGGCCTTGTGGAGAAGGGGGAGGAGCCCCGCGATGCGGCGGTGCGCGAGATGCAGGAGGAGCTGGGCTTCAAACCCGGCAAATTGACGGAGATCGGGCGCTTCTACGCCTCGCCGGGGTTCAGCACGGAGCTGCTGATTCTTTATCTGGCGGAGGACCTGACGCCGTCGCGCCTGCCCCAGGACGACGACGAGAACGTCTCGGTGGTGGAGCTTCCCCTGAGGGATATCCCGGGCCGACTGGCCGAGGGGGCGTTTCGGGACTCCAAGACCTTTGCGGCCATGGCCTGGTTGATGGCGCGCGAGGGGCTGAGGTTTGATGCTTGA
- a CDS encoding Na+/H+ antiporter NhaC family protein yields MIALIKLSPMIVLGGLMMSGMDILLAAPIAFIIATIIAMLTDRFSFSTLLDAGLENMKYYLIVFLILQLAYAVAECFMATGVAASVINMALSMGLTAKYVAVAALIVTSVLSVATGTSWGTFAACAPIFLWLNHIVDGSTVLTVAAIAGGSCFGDNIGLISDTTVVSSGIQNVSIIDRVRHQGIWSALCLISGAVVFYFVAVSLGLKDTSGQAVEAINQIPDIVWSNLEQKRPAAVTLLQQVRSGVPQYMAIPLVLVLVLAGMGTNTLICLGTGIFSSLIFGWFSGTVTDIQAFLKLVQSGFSAAGNWTVVMMLWVGAFGGVMRKMNAFDPIAEAILRVVRSVRQLMCANAALCLLGNAALADEMAQIVTISPIIKNMTEHSIEGDEKDMYKLALRNATFADAMAVFGSQLIPWHAYMAFFVGITCAVYPMAEGTVTIGGIILHNYLAWIAVISMLFLTYTGLDRIIPLFGIPAEPEVRLRRPDERG; encoded by the coding sequence GTGATTGCTTTAATCAAACTGAGCCCCATGATCGTCCTTGGAGGGCTCATGATGTCCGGGATGGACATCCTGCTTGCCGCGCCTATCGCCTTCATCATCGCCACGATCATCGCCATGCTTACGGATCGGTTCTCCTTTTCGACGCTGCTGGATGCGGGCCTGGAGAACATGAAGTATTATCTCATCGTCTTCCTGATCCTCCAGTTGGCCTACGCCGTGGCGGAGTGCTTCATGGCCACGGGGGTCGCTGCCTCGGTCATCAACATGGCGCTCTCCATGGGCTTGACGGCCAAGTACGTCGCGGTGGCGGCCCTGATTGTGACGTCGGTCCTCTCCGTTGCGACGGGGACCTCCTGGGGGACCTTCGCCGCCTGTGCCCCCATCTTCCTGTGGCTGAACCACATCGTAGACGGCAGCACGGTGCTGACCGTGGCCGCGATCGCCGGAGGCTCCTGTTTTGGGGACAACATCGGCCTGATCTCGGACACTACGGTGGTCAGCTCCGGAATCCAGAACGTCTCGATTATCGACAGGGTCCGGCATCAGGGCATATGGTCCGCCCTTTGCCTGATTTCGGGCGCGGTTGTGTTTTATTTTGTCGCCGTTTCGCTTGGGCTCAAGGATACCTCCGGCCAGGCGGTCGAGGCCATAAACCAGATCCCGGATATCGTGTGGAGCAACCTGGAGCAGAAGCGTCCCGCGGCCGTTACGCTGCTCCAGCAGGTCCGGAGCGGCGTTCCCCAATACATGGCGATCCCCTTGGTGCTGGTGCTGGTGCTCGCCGGGATGGGGACGAACACCCTGATCTGCCTGGGGACGGGGATTTTTTCCTCCCTGATCTTCGGCTGGTTTTCCGGGACGGTCACGGATATCCAGGCTTTTCTGAAGCTGGTCCAGTCGGGCTTCTCCGCGGCGGGCAACTGGACCGTCGTTATGATGCTCTGGGTCGGTGCGTTCGGCGGGGTCATGCGCAAGATGAACGCCTTCGACCCCATCGCCGAGGCCATCCTGAGGGTCGTGAGGAGCGTCCGGCAGCTCATGTGCGCCAATGCGGCCCTCTGCCTTCTGGGCAACGCCGCCCTGGCGGACGAGATGGCCCAAATCGTCACGATCAGCCCCATCATCAAGAACATGACGGAGCACAGCATCGAGGGCGACGAGAAGGACATGTATAAACTGGCCCTGCGCAACGCGACCTTTGCGGACGCGATGGCCGTCTTCGGCTCCCAGCTGATTCCCTGGCATGCCTACATGGCCTTTTTCGTCGGTATCACCTGCGCGGTGTATCCCATGGCCGAGGGCACGGTCACGATCGGCGGCATCATCCTGCACAACTACCTGGCCTGGATCGCCGTGATCTCCATGCTGTTTTTGACCTACACGGGACTG